One genomic region from Thermoleptolyngbya sichuanensis A183 encodes:
- the nifX gene encoding nitrogen fixation protein NifX → MKVAFATQDNIHINAHFGWASKIDVYDLTPDGFTFLETLTFGGTLKEDGNEDKLEPKLKALEGCTIVYVADIGGSAAARLINRRITPMKSDSENDKITAILAQLMQTLQGSPPPWLRKVLRQEQATHFENAYTETEEEILL, encoded by the coding sequence ATGAAAGTAGCCTTCGCCACCCAAGACAACATCCACATCAACGCCCACTTTGGCTGGGCCAGCAAAATCGATGTCTACGACCTCACCCCAGACGGCTTCACCTTTCTGGAAACCCTCACCTTTGGCGGCACGCTGAAGGAGGACGGCAACGAGGACAAGCTAGAGCCTAAGCTCAAGGCGTTGGAGGGCTGCACCATCGTCTACGTGGCCGACATTGGCGGCAGTGCGGCGGCGCGGCTAATCAATCGCCGCATTACCCCGATGAAGTCCGACTCTGAGAACGACAAAATCACAGCAATTTTGGCCCAGCTTATGCAAACCCTCCAGGGCAGCCCACCGCCCTGGCTACGCAAGGTGCTGCGCCAGGAACAAGCCACCCACTTTGAAAACGCCTACACCGAAACCGAAGAGGAAATCCTGCTATGA
- a CDS encoding bifunctional nitrogenase iron-molybdenum cofactor biosynthesis protein NifEN has protein sequence MPSTKATMTELLTQPGCEHNHKKNGKGHNKVCQQQAKPGSAQGGCAFDGASIALVPITDVAHLVHGPIACAGNSWGGRGSLSSGGTLYKMGFTTDLSENDIIFGGEKKLYKAIQDVQERYSPAAVFIYSTCVTALIGDDLEAVCKTASEKLGLPVVPVQSPGFVGSKNLGNRLAGEALLEHVIGTAEPEFTTPYDINLIGEYNIAGELWGVLPLFEKVGIRVLSKITGDARYREVAYAHRAKLNVMICSKALINLAHKMQERYGIPYIEESFYGVADMNHCLRAIAAKLGDEAMQARVEAVIAEESEKLNQQLAPYRERLLGKRVVLYTGGVKSWSIISAAQDLGITVVATSSKKSTEEDKARIKTLLGQDGIMLEKGGAAELLKVIEQTNADMLIAGGRNQYTALKARIPFLHINQERHNPYSGYGGLLEMAKELDESLHSPVWAEVRREAPWANPHPQPLSPRERGDESGERAATKIIARRKAVAVNPLKQSQPLGAALAFLGIQGAMPLFHGSQGCTAFAKVLLVNHFQEAIPLATTAMSEVSTVLGGDDNVHGGLLTVIKNSQPELVGLFTTGLTETRGDDMQGILRDFHQANPEVTVPIVFASTPDYKGSLEDGFARAVESLVQTVPESGEINPKQVTLLASAAFGPGDVAELKEMVEAFGLRAIAVPDLSTSLDGHLDDADHYTTPTGGTTVADLQTVGRSALTLALGGSMAGAAKILTDRFGTPAQTFTRLTGLRAVDDFLHALTQLSGQPVPAKYQRQRRQVQDAMLDTHFFFGRKQVAIALEPDLLHNIAWWLHSTGAEIQAAVAPAPSPLLKDLPIEQVTIGDFEDLEDLGAAADLWITNSKARPIARRLGIPLYLHGFPMLEHLGNGHRCTVGYRGTLDLLFAIGNILLEADEERTHRLVHRWREGGK, from the coding sequence ATGCCTTCCACCAAAGCCACCATGACAGAACTCCTGACCCAGCCGGGTTGCGAGCACAACCACAAGAAAAACGGCAAGGGCCACAACAAGGTGTGTCAGCAGCAGGCCAAGCCTGGGTCCGCCCAGGGGGGCTGTGCCTTTGATGGGGCCAGCATTGCCCTGGTGCCGATTACCGACGTGGCCCACTTGGTGCATGGGCCGATCGCCTGTGCGGGCAACTCCTGGGGCGGGCGGGGCAGCCTGTCTTCCGGGGGCACGCTGTACAAAATGGGCTTTACCACCGACCTGAGCGAGAACGACATTATTTTCGGTGGCGAGAAGAAGCTCTACAAGGCTATTCAGGATGTGCAGGAGCGCTACAGCCCCGCTGCCGTGTTTATCTATTCCACCTGTGTGACGGCGCTGATTGGCGACGACCTGGAGGCGGTGTGTAAGACAGCCTCAGAAAAGCTGGGCCTGCCGGTGGTGCCGGTGCAGTCCCCCGGCTTTGTGGGCAGCAAGAACCTGGGCAACCGCCTGGCCGGGGAGGCTCTGCTGGAGCACGTGATTGGCACGGCGGAACCGGAATTCACCACCCCCTACGACATCAACCTGATCGGCGAGTACAACATCGCCGGGGAACTATGGGGTGTGCTGCCCCTGTTCGAGAAGGTGGGGATTCGGGTGCTCTCCAAGATCACGGGCGATGCCCGCTACCGGGAGGTGGCCTACGCCCACCGGGCCAAGCTGAACGTGATGATTTGCTCCAAGGCGCTGATCAACCTGGCCCACAAGATGCAGGAGCGATACGGCATTCCCTATATAGAAGAGTCGTTCTACGGCGTGGCGGATATGAACCACTGCCTGCGGGCGATCGCCGCCAAACTGGGCGACGAGGCCATGCAGGCTCGGGTCGAAGCCGTGATCGCTGAAGAATCCGAGAAGCTGAACCAGCAGCTCGCCCCCTACCGAGAAAGACTGCTGGGCAAGCGCGTGGTCCTCTACACCGGCGGTGTCAAGTCCTGGTCGATCATCTCGGCGGCCCAAGATCTAGGCATCACAGTCGTCGCCACCAGCAGCAAAAAGAGCACCGAGGAGGACAAAGCCCGGATCAAAACCCTGCTGGGCCAGGACGGCATCATGCTGGAGAAGGGCGGGGCTGCCGAACTGCTGAAGGTGATCGAGCAAACCAACGCCGATATGCTGATCGCCGGAGGCCGCAACCAGTACACCGCCCTCAAGGCCCGCATTCCCTTTCTGCACATCAACCAGGAGCGCCACAACCCCTACTCCGGCTATGGCGGCCTGCTGGAGATGGCCAAGGAACTAGACGAGAGCTTGCATAGCCCGGTGTGGGCGGAGGTGCGGCGGGAAGCGCCGTGGGCAAACCCTCACCCCCAACCCCTCTCCCCAAGGGAGAGGGGGGACGAAAGTGGAGAGAGGGCTGCTACCAAGATCATCGCTCGCCGCAAGGCCGTGGCCGTGAACCCGCTGAAGCAGAGCCAGCCCCTAGGGGCTGCCCTGGCGTTCCTGGGCATTCAGGGGGCGATGCCGCTGTTCCACGGCTCCCAAGGCTGTACCGCCTTTGCCAAGGTGCTGCTGGTCAACCACTTCCAGGAGGCGATTCCCTTGGCGACCACGGCGATGAGCGAGGTGAGCACCGTGCTGGGGGGCGACGACAACGTCCACGGCGGCTTGCTGACAGTGATTAAAAACTCCCAGCCGGAGCTCGTGGGGCTGTTTACCACCGGCCTGACGGAAACCCGGGGCGACGACATGCAGGGCATTCTGCGGGACTTCCACCAGGCGAATCCGGAGGTGACGGTGCCGATCGTATTTGCCTCTACCCCCGACTACAAGGGCAGCCTGGAGGACGGCTTTGCCCGGGCGGTGGAGAGCCTGGTGCAGACCGTCCCTGAATCAGGAGAGATTAACCCTAAACAGGTCACCCTGCTGGCCAGTGCTGCCTTTGGACCCGGCGATGTGGCGGAGTTGAAGGAGATGGTGGAAGCGTTTGGCCTGAGGGCGATCGCAGTCCCCGATCTCTCCACCTCCCTGGACGGACACCTGGACGATGCCGACCACTACACCACCCCCACGGGCGGCACCACCGTGGCAGACCTCCAAACCGTGGGCCGTTCCGCCCTCACCCTGGCCCTAGGCGGCAGCATGGCCGGGGCGGCGAAGATTTTGACGGATCGCTTCGGCACCCCCGCCCAGACCTTCACCCGGCTCACTGGTCTGAGGGCGGTAGACGACTTCCTCCACGCCCTGACTCAGCTCAGCGGCCAGCCCGTGCCCGCCAAGTATCAGCGCCAGCGCCGCCAGGTGCAGGATGCCATGCTAGATACTCACTTCTTCTTTGGCCGCAAACAGGTGGCGATCGCCCTCGAACCCGACCTGCTGCACAACATCGCCTGGTGGCTACACAGCACCGGAGCCGAAATCCAGGCCGCTGTGGCCCCAGCCCCATCCCCGCTGCTGAAGGATCTACCCATCGAGCAGGTCACCATCGGCGACTTTGAAGATCTGGAGGATCTGGGGGCCGCCGCCGACCTCTGGATCACCAACTCCAAGGCCCGCCCCATTGCCCGCCGCCTCGGCATTCCCCTCTACCTGCACGGCTTCCCCATGCTAGAGCACCTGGGCAACGGCCACCGCTGCACCGTCGGCTATCGCGGCACATTAGACCTGCTGTTTGCGATCGGCAACATTTTGCTCGAAGCCGACGAAGAGCGGACCCACAGGCTGGTACATCGATGGCGGGAAGGAGGGAAATGA
- a CDS encoding (2Fe-2S) ferredoxin domain-containing protein — MSPFSGLSWLFNLDGTFLGFVGADSTTAKAIYLDVEGEVLTIKLPKEGRAILRSHLKPGDYLRCLGRTKFDGSTIKLKAYHILTFPPLPNNTDRHFSPPLSEADPLCKRTAVRHPSLSSQPTPSSPPSLKIQVCRKSGCQKRGGRELVEALQQAIRDRDLQSQVEIQHTGCQKRCSEAPTFTIMPGRYRYSRVKLSHLPEMLDRHFAPTKPTRPDPM; from the coding sequence ATGTCCCCTTTCTCCGGTCTTTCCTGGCTCTTCAACCTCGACGGCACCTTCCTCGGTTTCGTAGGCGCAGACTCTACCACTGCCAAGGCCATTTACCTTGACGTAGAGGGCGAAGTGCTAACCATCAAACTGCCAAAGGAAGGACGAGCCATTCTGCGATCGCACCTGAAACCCGGCGACTACCTGCGCTGCCTTGGCCGCACCAAGTTCGATGGCAGCACCATCAAGCTCAAAGCCTACCACATCCTTACCTTCCCGCCTCTTCCCAACAACACTGATCGTCATTTCTCTCCACCCCTGTCAGAGGCAGATCCTCTGTGCAAACGCACAGCCGTGCGCCACCCCTCCTTATCTTCCCAGCCCACTCCCTCATCCCCTCCATCCCTCAAAATCCAGGTCTGCCGCAAATCCGGCTGCCAAAAGCGGGGCGGTCGCGAGTTGGTCGAAGCGTTACAGCAGGCAATTCGCGATCGCGACCTCCAATCCCAGGTCGAAATTCAGCACACTGGCTGCCAGAAGCGCTGTTCTGAAGCCCCTACTTTCACCATCATGCCTGGCAGGTACCGATATAGCCGGGTAAAGCTGTCGCACCTGCCTGAGATGCTCGATCGCCACTTTGCCCCCACAAAACCTACCCGACCCGACCCAATGTAA
- a CDS encoding ISKra4 family transposase (programmed frameshift) has product MTPEDQKRLETCTAEIAEILYRNSNREGLDSLEGIEQTVRRQMLEEVSPRVAPFFVNQKAYPARGRVRRLKSLVGVLEIRQSQAERLGVKAYSRLSGGLEKANLRLSANESFQDAEDDIVALTGMRVGHSTQQRLVGRQSFESAEAKQGVSEVSIDGGKVRLRDLLESDSPWRDYKAVRVEGIYYNAFFQDNDSLIDYLSAQRLLSPLVCLGDGHAGVWNLFAQLTTVETRWEILDWYHLKENLYKVGGSLKRLAAAEMLLWQGQVEAARALFADCRRKQARNFEAYLSTHRSRIVNYGFYQAEQLCSIGSGAVESAVKQIGRRLQISGARWNTASVNAMLSLRCAYLNGQLAS; this is encoded by the exons ATGACACCTGAAGACCAAAAGCGATTGGAAACTTGTACAGCAGAGATCGCCGAGATTTTGTATCGCAATAGCAACCGAGAGGGGCTCGATAGTCTAGAAGGCATCGAGCAGACTGTACGACGGCAAATGCTAGAGGAGGTGAGCCCTCGAGTTGCCC CTTTTTTTGTCAACCAGAAAGCCTACCCCGCCCGAGGCCGGGTTCGCCGATTGAAGAGTTTAGTAGGGGTCCTTGAGATTCGTCAAAGTCAGGCAGAACGGTTAGGCGTAAAGGCTTACAGCCGTCTCAGTGGTGGCCTAGAGAAAGCCAACCTACGCTTAAGTGCCAACGAATCGTTTCAAGATGCAGAGGATGACATCGTAGCCCTGACCGGGATGCGGGTCGGGCACTCGACCCAACAACGTCTGGTGGGGCGTCAGTCGTTCGAGTCTGCCGAGGCTAAACAAGGCGTCAGTGAGGTCAGCATTGATGGCGGCAAAGTCCGTCTGCGTGACCTGCTAGAGTCCGATAGCCCGTGGCGAGACTACAAAGCGGTGCGGGTGGAGGGGATTTATTACAACGCCTTCTTCCAAGACAATGACAGCTTGATTGATTATCTCAGCGCTCAACGCTTGCTCTCCCCACTGGTCTGTCTGGGCGATGGTCACGCTGGGGTGTGGAATCTGTTTGCTCAACTCACCACCGTTGAGACCCGTTGGGAAATCCTCGATTGGTACCATCTCAAAGAAAACCTCTACAAAGTCGGTGGGTCGCTCAAGCGCTTAGCAGCGGCGGAAATGCTGTTATGGCAAGGTCAAGTGGAAGCCGCCAGGGCCCTCTTTGCCGACTGTCGGCGCAAGCAAGCCCGCAATTTTGAAGCCTATCTGAGCACCCATCGCTCTCGCATCGTGAATTATGGGTTCTACCAGGCTGAGCAACTCTGTTCTATTGGATCAGGAGCCGTAGAATCGGCTGTCAAACAGATTGGGCGACGCCTCCAAATTTCGGGTGCTCGCTGGAATACGGCCTCCGTTAATGCCATGTTGAGTCTGCGCTGTGCCTACCTCAATGGACAGCTCGCCAGTTGA
- the nifT gene encoding putative nitrogen fixation protein NifT yields the protein MKVMLRTNAAGKLLVYVAKKDLEEEVISQTQQEDTQIFTLSNGWELAIAGLSDPIQTPQTVEARKLN from the coding sequence ATGAAAGTCATGCTCCGCACCAACGCCGCAGGCAAGCTCCTGGTCTACGTAGCCAAAAAAGACCTTGAGGAAGAAGTAATCTCCCAAACCCAGCAAGAGGATACTCAAATCTTTACCCTTTCCAATGGCTGGGAATTGGCGATCGCCGGACTCAGCGACCCCATCCAAACCCCCCAAACCGTCGAAGCCCGCAAACTGAACTAA
- a CDS encoding NF041680 family putative transposase, protein MIFNELQQFRQTLYASLGNARDALFDLMDAVLVSACIVSFVRLSQSPVFRRQWSSTYEALRDSRLPRSKVLKLLVQQIPTQQQPLLAGDASRWNRPAARRLKDRTLSGRTGHAPIAGQNYSTLAWIAEDRGSWALPLRHERITSFETPASKAAFQLKQVTRQLAVRPLAIYDRGYGNASFVNQTAGIEADLLLRVTSNRCVYGAPPAYRGRGAPAKHGHKMKLNDPDTWSVPVETVEVDDPNWGRVRVSRWSAYHFRKSPKRAMEVLRVEVLETQSSTRRLAPLWLVWLGEQMPPLETLWLHYLRRFAIEHWYRFAKQRLYWTHPQFSSVSATEQWSSLMPLLSWQLWLARKDCTDHPLPWQAPQETLTPGRVAQAFAGILAAIGTPAPAPKPRGKSPGRGKGHKPTPRPCYPMVKKRASKRKTSEQSLNSPVATAA, encoded by the coding sequence ATGATTTTCAACGAACTTCAGCAATTTCGCCAAACGTTGTATGCCAGCTTGGGAAACGCCAGAGATGCCCTGTTTGATCTGATGGATGCCGTGTTAGTGAGTGCGTGCATCGTGTCGTTTGTGAGGCTATCGCAGAGTCCTGTCTTTCGTCGCCAGTGGTCGAGCACCTATGAAGCGTTGCGCGATAGCCGCCTACCCCGATCAAAGGTGCTGAAGCTGTTGGTGCAGCAGATACCGACTCAGCAGCAACCGTTGTTGGCAGGTGATGCGAGTCGGTGGAACCGTCCTGCTGCCAGGCGTTTGAAAGACCGCACCTTATCGGGCAGAACAGGACATGCCCCGATAGCCGGACAAAACTACAGTACCTTAGCCTGGATTGCTGAAGACAGGGGCAGTTGGGCATTACCATTGCGGCATGAGCGCATCACCAGCTTTGAAACACCCGCCAGTAAAGCGGCATTCCAACTCAAACAAGTGACTCGGCAGTTAGCGGTGCGTCCGTTGGCGATCTACGACCGAGGGTACGGCAATGCCAGTTTTGTCAACCAAACGGCAGGGATTGAGGCAGACTTGCTGCTGCGGGTTACATCCAATCGATGTGTCTATGGCGCGCCCCCAGCGTATCGAGGGCGAGGCGCACCTGCCAAGCATGGACATAAGATGAAACTCAATGACCCTGACACTTGGAGTGTCCCGGTCGAAACCGTTGAAGTCGATGATCCCAACTGGGGACGAGTGCGGGTCAGTCGTTGGAGTGCATACCATTTCCGCAAATCCCCCAAACGGGCAATGGAAGTGTTGCGCGTGGAGGTGCTGGAGACACAGAGCAGCACGCGACGCTTGGCTCCTTTGTGGTTAGTTTGGCTGGGTGAGCAGATGCCTCCGTTAGAAACCCTGTGGTTGCACTACCTCCGTCGCTTTGCCATTGAACACTGGTATCGCTTTGCCAAGCAGAGGCTATATTGGACACATCCCCAGTTCAGTTCTGTATCGGCAACCGAACAGTGGAGCAGCCTGATGCCGTTGCTCAGTTGGCAGTTGTGGTTAGCGCGAAAGGACTGTACTGACCACCCCTTGCCCTGGCAGGCACCGCAAGAAACGTTGACTCCGGGTCGGGTCGCACAAGCGTTTGCAGGCATTTTGGCAGCGATTGGCACCCCTGCTCCTGCGCCTAAACCTCGTGGTAAATCGCCAGGACGAGGCAAGGGGCACAAGCCAACTCCTCGTCCCTGCTATCCGATGGTCAAAAAACGAGCCTCGAAACGCAAGACATCCGAACAATCCCTGAACAGTCCGGTTGCAACAGCAGCTTAA
- a CDS encoding NifX-associated nitrogen fixation protein: MTTAETPTLPPSLTVADAPFLQAIAQQIRANDAYGTYRHWTDELLLKPYILTKAQKREISVEGEVDPLTQGRILAFFRAVAYRIEQETGLLSQVVIDLSHEGFGWALVFSGRLLLVSKTLRDAQRFGFASLEKLNEEGERLVQKGLELATRFPEVSQW, from the coding sequence ATGACCACCGCTGAAACCCCCACCCTGCCCCCCAGTTTGACCGTGGCCGATGCGCCCTTTTTGCAGGCGATCGCCCAGCAAATTCGCGCCAACGATGCCTACGGCACCTATCGCCATTGGACCGACGAACTTCTGCTCAAGCCCTACATTCTCACCAAAGCCCAAAAGCGCGAAATCTCCGTGGAGGGCGAAGTAGACCCCCTCACCCAGGGCCGCATTCTGGCATTTTTCCGAGCCGTCGCCTACCGCATTGAGCAAGAAACCGGCCTGCTCTCCCAGGTGGTCATCGACCTCAGCCACGAGGGCTTTGGCTGGGCGCTGGTGTTTTCCGGTCGCCTGCTGTTGGTCTCCAAAACCCTGCGCGATGCCCAGCGGTTTGGCTTTGCCTCCTTGGAAAAACTCAACGAGGAAGGCGAACGGCTGGTGCAGAAAGGTCTGGAACTGGCCACCCGGTTTCCAGAAGTCAGCCAGTGGTAA
- the nifV gene encoding homocitrate synthase: MIYINDTTLRDGEQAAGVAFGIEEKVAIAKFLDAIGVHELEVGIPAMGRDEARAIRAIADLGLNAHLLGWNRAVLSDIQASIHCGLKRIHISIPVSEIQIQVKFQGRWRAMLEQLRDALAFARDHGLTVSVGGEDSSRADESFLIDAAQYAQEWGAFRFRFCDTVGILDPFTTHERVKALVEALDIPVEMHTHNDLGLATANALAGVRAGATSVNTTVNGLGERAGNAALEEVVMALKHLYNLKTGIQTQSFLELSRFVAKTVHCDVPPWKAIVGDNTFAHESGIHAHGVLQNSRTYEPFDPREVGRQRRLVVGKHSGRRLIEQVLATQGIHLDGDRTQSILNDVRDRAVSLKRSLTVDELLSIAADRACMMA, encoded by the coding sequence ATGATCTACATCAACGACACCACCCTCCGCGACGGCGAACAGGCCGCAGGCGTTGCCTTTGGCATAGAAGAGAAAGTTGCGATCGCCAAATTCCTTGATGCGATTGGAGTCCACGAGCTAGAGGTGGGCATTCCTGCTATGGGACGGGACGAGGCCCGGGCGATCCGGGCGATCGCCGACCTCGGCCTCAACGCCCACCTGCTGGGCTGGAACCGCGCCGTGCTGTCCGACATTCAGGCATCAATCCACTGCGGTCTGAAGCGGATTCATATCTCAATCCCAGTCTCAGAGATTCAGATTCAGGTAAAGTTTCAGGGTCGCTGGCGGGCCATGCTGGAGCAGTTGCGCGATGCTCTTGCCTTTGCCCGCGACCACGGGCTGACGGTGAGCGTCGGCGGCGAAGACAGTTCCCGCGCCGACGAGAGCTTTCTAATCGACGCTGCCCAGTATGCTCAGGAGTGGGGCGCATTTCGATTCCGATTCTGCGACACCGTCGGCATCCTTGACCCATTCACCACCCACGAACGGGTAAAAGCCCTGGTGGAAGCCCTAGACATTCCGGTAGAAATGCACACCCACAACGACCTGGGTCTGGCCACCGCCAACGCCCTGGCGGGGGTACGGGCTGGCGCGACCTCTGTGAACACTACCGTCAACGGGCTAGGGGAACGGGCCGGAAACGCTGCCCTCGAAGAGGTGGTGATGGCCCTGAAACACCTCTATAATCTTAAAACTGGCATCCAAACCCAATCCTTCCTGGAACTCTCCCGCTTTGTGGCCAAAACCGTCCACTGCGACGTTCCCCCTTGGAAGGCCATTGTCGGCGACAATACCTTTGCCCACGAGTCCGGCATCCACGCCCACGGCGTGCTGCAAAACTCCCGCACCTACGAACCCTTCGACCCCCGCGAAGTCGGCCGCCAGCGGCGGTTAGTCGTGGGTAAGCACTCTGGCCGCCGCCTAATCGAGCAGGTTCTCGCCACCCAAGGTATTCACCTCGACGGCGATCGCACTCAGTCCATCTTGAATGACGTTCGAGATCGCGCCGTCTCCCTAAAACGGAGCCTCACTGTCGATGAACTGCTCAGCATCGCCGCAGACCGAGCGTGCATGATGGCATGA
- a CDS encoding DNA starvation/stress protection protein DpsA, which produces MTTETLVRAFGQVGPNPVGFDLDITTAICEGLNLAYASFQALYLQYQKHHFVVEGAEFYSIHEFFQESYNATQSHAHDLAERLNGLGGIPAGNFATLSDLCCFAPEPDGAYTCRAMLEHDLAAEQTIIDLLRRLSVQAESLGDRATRYLYDEILLKTEDRAFHINHFLAHDSLTPAFMTA; this is translated from the coding sequence ATGACCACCGAAACTCTTGTTCGCGCCTTTGGCCAAGTTGGCCCAAACCCTGTCGGCTTTGATCTCGATATCACGACTGCTATCTGTGAAGGGCTGAACCTTGCCTATGCCAGCTTCCAGGCTCTTTACCTGCAATACCAAAAGCATCACTTCGTAGTAGAAGGGGCAGAGTTCTACTCCATCCACGAGTTCTTTCAGGAGAGCTACAACGCGACTCAGAGCCATGCCCACGACCTAGCAGAGCGGCTCAACGGTCTGGGCGGCATTCCGGCGGGCAACTTCGCCACCCTCTCAGACCTCTGCTGCTTTGCCCCCGAACCGGATGGAGCCTACACCTGCCGCGCCATGCTCGAACACGACCTTGCAGCCGAACAGACCATTATCGACCTGCTGCGCCGCCTCTCTGTCCAGGCTGAAAGTTTGGGCGATCGCGCTACCCGCTATCTCTACGACGAAATCCTGCTCAAAACCGAAGACCGCGCCTTTCATATCAACCACTTCCTCGCCCACGACAGTTTGACCCCGGCATTTATGACGGCGTGA
- a CDS encoding helix-turn-helix domain-containing protein: MAYTVKDGCIACDRCRPQCPTGAIKTQADNGYWIDPTLCDRCVDLDTPRCVEACTIGSLAPLQPKKGRNKSTLLPAAIPSLFLNGKTTPFASCMVVWEACNLLAQRQSLPWQADDDGCLTYRRTIHRGQGELRFRLATDPEALQARPIDYTLGIASLTQFDLRAACLHLIFAAQATTCDRPWAESFVLNDQHIEQYLGLHRRKDLTKLERLTLIKTLVYQTCRVLVSLDWPRQGKVQGFSLDEHPVWQLLHTQYYFETDAEGCRHLIGLSFTVRAGAWAQRFLNRQDYRRQTAFYQYGTLPQSLLTEVMGNWQQHEGAMRLLLWLVFKLRLGSDHRITIRTLLRIAYGEDRLTEALTVRGAHKRLIKTFENDLEALYHYGLRPQFDPDTYPPVIQPLWARVADIPDDAEAALNFWTDDAHSDLSLTNRAPRDKGQRLLNARLLGFELSEDWRQSVGKARPKRRRSPKSTPPQQAAPLSGAAIKSARQRQNLSQRALAERLGKSQSWIRDVENGRFSLGASDRTRMQEALGLV; this comes from the coding sequence ATGGCTTATACCGTGAAAGATGGCTGCATTGCCTGCGATCGCTGTCGGCCCCAGTGTCCTACCGGAGCCATCAAGACCCAAGCCGATAACGGCTACTGGATTGACCCTACCCTGTGCGATCGCTGCGTCGATCTGGACACGCCTCGCTGTGTGGAAGCCTGCACTATCGGCTCCCTAGCTCCCCTCCAGCCCAAAAAAGGCCGCAACAAAAGTACCCTGCTGCCCGCTGCTATTCCCAGCCTTTTCCTTAACGGCAAAACCACCCCCTTTGCCTCCTGCATGGTGGTGTGGGAGGCTTGCAATCTGCTAGCCCAGCGCCAGTCCTTGCCCTGGCAGGCCGACGACGACGGCTGCCTAACCTACCGTCGCACCATTCACCGGGGACAGGGGGAACTCCGGTTTCGCCTGGCTACAGACCCAGAAGCCCTCCAGGCCAGACCTATAGACTACACCCTGGGAATCGCATCCCTGACCCAGTTTGACCTGCGGGCCGCCTGTCTGCACCTGATCTTTGCCGCCCAGGCCACCACCTGCGATCGCCCCTGGGCAGAGTCTTTTGTACTCAACGACCAGCACATCGAGCAGTACCTGGGTCTACACCGTCGCAAAGACCTGACCAAGCTGGAACGGCTAACGCTGATTAAAACGCTGGTCTACCAAACTTGTCGGGTGCTAGTGTCCCTCGACTGGCCGCGCCAAGGTAAGGTGCAGGGCTTTAGCCTCGATGAACACCCCGTCTGGCAACTCCTCCACACCCAGTATTACTTCGAGACCGATGCTGAGGGCTGCCGCCACCTGATTGGTCTGAGTTTCACAGTGCGGGCCGGGGCCTGGGCGCAGCGCTTTCTCAACCGACAGGACTACCGCCGCCAGACAGCCTTTTACCAGTACGGCACTCTGCCCCAGTCCTTGCTCACCGAGGTGATGGGCAATTGGCAACAGCACGAAGGGGCCATGCGCCTGCTGCTGTGGCTGGTCTTTAAGCTGCGCCTGGGTAGCGACCACCGCATCACCATACGCACCCTGCTGCGGATTGCCTACGGCGAAGATCGCCTTACTGAGGCGTTGACTGTGCGCGGTGCCCATAAGCGCCTGATCAAAACCTTTGAAAACGACCTAGAGGCTCTCTACCACTACGGCCTCAGGCCCCAGTTCGACCCCGACACTTACCCGCCTGTTATCCAGCCCCTATGGGCTAGGGTGGCCGACATTCCCGACGATGCCGAGGCCGCCCTCAACTTTTGGACTGATGATGCCCACAGCGACCTCAGCCTTACCAATCGCGCCCCCCGCGACAAGGGGCAGCGACTCCTGAACGCCCGCCTGTTGGGGTTTGAGCTTTCAGAGGACTGGCGACAGAGCGTCGGCAAAGCCCGTCCCAAACGACGGCGATCGCCCAAATCCACCCCCCCGCAGCAGGCCGCTCCCCTTTCCGGCGCAGCCATCAAATCCGCCCGCCAGCGCCAAAACCTGAGCCAGCGGGCCCTAGCCGAACGCTTGGGCAAAAGCCAAAGCTGGATTCGCGACGTGGAGAATGGCCGATTTAGCCTCGGAGCAAGCGATCGCACTCGAATGCAAGAGGCTCTGGGCCTTGTTTAA